From the Musa acuminata AAA Group cultivar baxijiao chromosome BXJ3-7, Cavendish_Baxijiao_AAA, whole genome shotgun sequence genome, one window contains:
- the LOC135585151 gene encoding uncharacterized protein LOC135585151 isoform X1 gives MRNILVMENKIQEGEYLALISELTNTNTIQNHEVEFQQPDIEKLELVEVKANTECSEGASENEIEFLLRRVKSTATMLAYLKSKATIMAIPQLAHTSCGIKHQEGVGLVDKHGIPVSDWFKDVDCPSSEDSDVEVQLTNIPQFESFDANDGAYTGELLSTVHMVSDVMESLIKRVIMAETEADNQKEKVKLGMEENTKMTLQIEIMSAKVEEMEKFALGANSILNEMRQKVEDMVEETLIQRQQAEENKQELHRVKQNFETLRSFVKSLISVRELLLSSEQQFQTVDELFDRLLVETTHLQNDKFQKEAEVQKLIEENVRLRALLDKKEAELLAMNEQCKFMAISSGN, from the exons ATGAGAAATATATTG GTAATGGAGAACAAAATTCAGGAGGGTGAATATTTGGCCCTAATTAGTGAGCTCACTAATACAAATACTATACAGAATCATGAGGTGGAGTTTCAGCAACCTGACATTGAAAAACTGGAACTTGTGGAGGTGAAGGCTAATACAGAATGTTCAGAAGGTGCTTCTGAGAATGAGATAGAATTCCTTTTGCGTAGAGTTAAAAGTACTGCAACAATGCTTGCCTACCTGAAATCTAAAGCAACAATCATGGCAATTCCTCAATTAGCTCATACGTCATGTGGGATCAAACATCAAGAGGGGGTAGGGCTTGTTGACAAACATGGGATACCAGTATCTGATTGGTTTAAGGATGTTGATTGCCCTTCCTCGGAAGATTCAGATGTGGAAGTTCAACTGACAAATATTCCTCAGTTTGAATCTTTTGATGCCAATGATGGAGCATATACTGGTGAATTACTCAGTACAGTACACATGGTATCAGATGTCATGGAATCTCTCATTAAGAGAGTTATCATGGCAGAAACTGAAGCTGATAATCAGAAGGAAAAAGTGAAGTTGGGCATGGAAGAAAATACAAAGATGACCCTTCAAATTGAGATCATGTCAGCAAAGGTTGAAGAGATGGAAAAGTTTGCACTTGGTGCAAATAGTATTCTGAATGAAATGCGGCAGAAGGTTGAGGATATGGTCGAAGAAACATTAATACAGCGACAACAAGCTGAAGAGAACAAGCAGGAGCTTCATCGTGTAAAGCAGAACTTTGAGACATTAAGATCATTTGTTAAAAGTCTTATCAGTGTCAGAGAACTCCTCCTATCATCGGAGCAACAATTTCAGACTGTTGATGAACTTTTTGACAG GCTGCTTGTTGAGACGACTCATTTACAGAATGATAAGTTTCAGAAGGAGGCTGAAGTTCAGAAGCTCATTGAGGAGAATGTGAGATTGAGAGCTCTGTTAGACAAGAAGGAGGCTGAATTACTAGCCATGAATGAACAATGTAAGTTCATGGCTATTAGTAGTGGCAATTAA
- the LOC135585151 gene encoding uncharacterized protein LOC135585151 isoform X2 — protein MENKIQEGEYLALISELTNTNTIQNHEVEFQQPDIEKLELVEVKANTECSEGASENEIEFLLRRVKSTATMLAYLKSKATIMAIPQLAHTSCGIKHQEGVGLVDKHGIPVSDWFKDVDCPSSEDSDVEVQLTNIPQFESFDANDGAYTGELLSTVHMVSDVMESLIKRVIMAETEADNQKEKVKLGMEENTKMTLQIEIMSAKVEEMEKFALGANSILNEMRQKVEDMVEETLIQRQQAEENKQELHRVKQNFETLRSFVKSLISVRELLLSSEQQFQTVDELFDRLLVETTHLQNDKFQKEAEVQKLIEENVRLRALLDKKEAELLAMNEQCKFMAISSGN, from the exons ATGGAGAACAAAATTCAGGAGGGTGAATATTTGGCCCTAATTAGTGAGCTCACTAATACAAATACTATACAGAATCATGAGGTGGAGTTTCAGCAACCTGACATTGAAAAACTGGAACTTGTGGAGGTGAAGGCTAATACAGAATGTTCAGAAGGTGCTTCTGAGAATGAGATAGAATTCCTTTTGCGTAGAGTTAAAAGTACTGCAACAATGCTTGCCTACCTGAAATCTAAAGCAACAATCATGGCAATTCCTCAATTAGCTCATACGTCATGTGGGATCAAACATCAAGAGGGGGTAGGGCTTGTTGACAAACATGGGATACCAGTATCTGATTGGTTTAAGGATGTTGATTGCCCTTCCTCGGAAGATTCAGATGTGGAAGTTCAACTGACAAATATTCCTCAGTTTGAATCTTTTGATGCCAATGATGGAGCATATACTGGTGAATTACTCAGTACAGTACACATGGTATCAGATGTCATGGAATCTCTCATTAAGAGAGTTATCATGGCAGAAACTGAAGCTGATAATCAGAAGGAAAAAGTGAAGTTGGGCATGGAAGAAAATACAAAGATGACCCTTCAAATTGAGATCATGTCAGCAAAGGTTGAAGAGATGGAAAAGTTTGCACTTGGTGCAAATAGTATTCTGAATGAAATGCGGCAGAAGGTTGAGGATATGGTCGAAGAAACATTAATACAGCGACAACAAGCTGAAGAGAACAAGCAGGAGCTTCATCGTGTAAAGCAGAACTTTGAGACATTAAGATCATTTGTTAAAAGTCTTATCAGTGTCAGAGAACTCCTCCTATCATCGGAGCAACAATTTCAGACTGTTGATGAACTTTTTGACAG GCTGCTTGTTGAGACGACTCATTTACAGAATGATAAGTTTCAGAAGGAGGCTGAAGTTCAGAAGCTCATTGAGGAGAATGTGAGATTGAGAGCTCTGTTAGACAAGAAGGAGGCTGAATTACTAGCCATGAATGAACAATGTAAGTTCATGGCTATTAGTAGTGGCAATTAA